From the genome of Pelomonas sp. SE-A7, one region includes:
- a CDS encoding diguanylate cyclase produces the protein MKQTPAQLAKAALQRLVLAKQEPTPENYARAYAAEAGEPAPGEALPEKAERLLGRLVGLSAHDAQARLDLNTAIKEGRWDDALKRAEKLAQSESAGAQAEALAGLLERLIRGLERGGRSWTVARKKDGVQRVLESNRSDQQRLISRLRQLVSSWDSDSAGGSVDTAVDEEEGGTPSQFFTEDEMQQEAPPSTRSGGLDTLVPDSGRWPDVADTLNGTVRHALRSEDARAMQLSAELDKAQARLREGRVDEAEVRQIDTLCQRARLMLDHRSHLFGQMGGLVKELTASLVELAEDDSWAQGQCEAMNDQLTQGLSARGVRSVGELLHGTRERQKAIREERSKARDSLKSLIHKMLAELGELGQHTDRFQDSVGRYAEVIEKADSLESLAGVVREMVEESRSVQALVKQTQSRLSEEHSKATELSRKVEALEDELRRLSAEVQTDQLTKIANRRGLIASFGTEQAKFEREGSQLALALLDIDNFKKLNDTLGHAAGDQALVALAARCTELLRPGDLVARYGGEEFVLLLPRTPIEEAVQVLTRLQRSLSASLFMHEGQQVFVTFSAGVTLYRRGETLETALDRADEALYQAKHTGKNRACVAE, from the coding sequence ATGAAGCAAACGCCGGCCCAGCTCGCCAAGGCAGCCCTGCAGCGCCTGGTGCTCGCCAAGCAGGAGCCAACCCCCGAGAACTACGCCCGTGCCTATGCCGCCGAGGCCGGCGAACCGGCGCCCGGCGAAGCCCTGCCCGAGAAGGCCGAGCGCCTGCTGGGCCGGCTGGTCGGCCTCAGCGCCCATGACGCCCAGGCCCGGCTGGACCTGAACACCGCGATCAAGGAAGGCCGCTGGGACGACGCGCTCAAGCGCGCCGAAAAACTGGCCCAGAGCGAAAGCGCCGGCGCCCAGGCCGAGGCCCTGGCCGGCTTGCTGGAGCGCCTGATACGTGGCCTGGAGCGCGGCGGCCGCTCCTGGACCGTGGCACGCAAGAAAGACGGCGTGCAACGGGTGCTGGAGAGCAATCGAAGCGACCAGCAACGCCTGATTTCGCGGTTGCGCCAGCTGGTGTCCAGCTGGGACAGCGATTCGGCCGGCGGCTCGGTCGACACCGCGGTGGACGAAGAGGAAGGCGGTACGCCCAGCCAGTTCTTCACCGAAGACGAAATGCAGCAGGAGGCGCCGCCGAGCACCCGCAGCGGCGGCCTGGACACGCTGGTGCCTGACAGTGGACGCTGGCCCGACGTGGCCGACACCCTCAACGGCACGGTGCGCCATGCGCTGCGCAGCGAAGATGCCCGCGCCATGCAGCTGTCGGCCGAGCTGGACAAGGCCCAGGCCCGGCTGCGCGAAGGCCGGGTGGACGAGGCCGAGGTCCGCCAGATCGACACCCTGTGCCAGCGCGCGCGGCTGATGCTGGACCACCGCTCCCATCTGTTCGGCCAGATGGGCGGCCTGGTCAAGGAGCTGACCGCCAGCCTGGTGGAACTGGCCGAGGACGATTCCTGGGCCCAGGGCCAGTGCGAGGCCATGAACGACCAGCTGACGCAAGGGCTGTCGGCCCGCGGCGTGCGCTCGGTCGGCGAGCTCTTGCACGGCACACGCGAACGCCAGAAGGCGATCCGCGAGGAGCGCAGCAAGGCGCGCGATTCGCTGAAGTCGCTGATCCACAAGATGCTGGCCGAGCTGGGCGAGCTGGGTCAGCATACCGACCGCTTCCAGGACAGCGTGGGCCGCTATGCCGAGGTCATAGAAAAGGCCGATTCGCTGGAAAGCCTGGCCGGCGTGGTGCGCGAGATGGTCGAGGAAAGCCGCAGCGTCCAGGCCCTGGTCAAGCAGACCCAGAGCCGGCTCAGCGAGGAGCATTCCAAGGCCACCGAGCTGAGCCGCAAGGTCGAGGCGCTGGAAGACGAGCTGCGCCGGCTCTCGGCCGAGGTGCAGACCGACCAGCTGACCAAGATCGCCAACCGCCGCGGCCTGATCGCCAGCTTCGGCACCGAGCAGGCCAAGTTCGAGCGCGAAGGCTCGCAGCTGGCACTGGCCCTGCTCGACATCGACAACTTCAAGAAGCTCAACGACACCCTGGGGCATGCGGCCGGCGACCAGGCCCTGGTCGCGCTGGCCGCCCGCTGCACCGAGCTGCTTCGTCCGGGCGACCTGGTTGCCCGCTACGGTGGCGAAGAGTTCGTGCTGCTGCTGCCGCGCACCCCGATTGAAGAAGCGGTGCAGGTGCTCACGCGGCTGCAGCGTTCGCTGTCGGCCAGCCTGTTCATGCACGAGGGCCAGCAGGTCTTCGTCACCTTCTCGGCCGGCGTCACCCTGTACCGCCGCGGCGAGACGCTGGAGACGGCGCTGGACCGCGCCGACGAGGCGCTCTACCAGGCCAAGCACACCGGCAAGAACCGGGCTTGCGTGGCCGAGTAG
- a CDS encoding EAL domain-containing protein: protein MTALGSQLDDDLPEQPRVLLVDDDEVNLLLTAIALRERGFDITEASSGEQALRMIAEWCPDVIVLDALMPELDGFETCVRLRELPGFESIPVLMLTGLDDEASINRAYQVGATDFFVKSNQWSLLAGRLRYLLRSSRTRIELERSKARLARAQDLARMGSFEWHRDSGGFVPAVEALRVFGKSPVESLDFIGAMRMVPTDERAQFLRLLRDVLAHNSVLVTDLPVTLLDGRQRVIHIEAEPEFNEHGNASGYTGVLQDVTDRRMAEDKIRQLANFDALTGLPNRHQLIWRAERAIDQARRSGHEVGLLLIDLDRFKIINDTLGHAAGDELLMEVGRRLRRCVRHSDQVMEGMLEAVGSRSHRSLEAVGRLGGDEFVALLPEITDERDAERVADRVLESMREPFFIAGQECFVTASVGIALYPRDGMSMADLLRNSDVAMYAVKNQGRNASALYTPQLAGRGREKLELESALHKAIERDEIVLHYQPKVDVRSARMVGAEALMRWKRGDKLVPPGDFIPLAEESGLIVPLSEWALREAARQAKVWQLNFGFADSIAVNLPNRLFERSDLVEHIHQCVSAYGVPHRAIQLEITETGLMKDLQNVIPSLHRLNEVGVEISIDDFGTGYSSLAYLTTLPISEVKIDRSFVRDLGITPQSSAVVTAIIALARSLGLRVIAEGVETLRQMEVLHRLGCSLMQGFLFSKPLPPDELEHWLAQTVLPRKAPWIAQANPESAALDAASELARPLGKR from the coding sequence ATGACTGCACTGGGCTCCCAGCTCGACGATGACCTGCCCGAGCAGCCGCGCGTGCTGCTGGTCGACGACGACGAGGTCAACCTGCTGTTGACGGCGATCGCGCTGCGCGAGCGCGGCTTCGACATCACCGAAGCCAGCAGCGGCGAGCAGGCCCTGCGCATGATTGCCGAATGGTGCCCGGACGTGATCGTGCTGGACGCGCTGATGCCCGAGCTGGACGGCTTCGAGACCTGCGTGCGGCTGCGCGAGCTGCCCGGCTTCGAATCGATCCCGGTGCTGATGCTGACCGGCCTGGACGACGAGGCCTCGATCAACCGGGCCTACCAGGTCGGCGCCACCGACTTCTTCGTCAAGTCCAACCAATGGAGCCTGCTGGCCGGCCGGCTTCGGTATCTGTTGCGCAGCTCGCGCACCCGCATCGAACTGGAGCGCAGCAAGGCTCGATTGGCCCGCGCCCAGGACCTGGCCCGCATGGGCAGCTTCGAATGGCACCGCGACTCCGGCGGCTTCGTGCCGGCGGTCGAGGCACTGCGGGTGTTCGGCAAGAGTCCTGTCGAGAGCCTGGACTTCATCGGCGCCATGCGCATGGTGCCGACCGACGAACGGGCCCAGTTCCTGCGGCTGCTGCGCGACGTGCTGGCCCACAATTCGGTGCTGGTGACCGACCTGCCGGTGACCCTGCTGGACGGCCGCCAGCGCGTGATCCACATCGAGGCCGAGCCCGAGTTCAACGAGCACGGCAACGCCAGCGGCTACACCGGCGTGCTGCAGGATGTGACCGACCGCCGCATGGCCGAGGACAAGATCCGCCAGCTGGCCAATTTCGACGCCCTCACCGGCCTGCCCAACCGCCACCAGCTGATCTGGCGCGCCGAACGCGCCATCGACCAGGCGCGCCGCAGCGGCCATGAGGTCGGCCTGCTGCTGATCGACCTGGACCGCTTCAAGATCATCAACGACACGCTGGGCCACGCGGCCGGCGACGAGCTCTTGATGGAAGTGGGCCGGCGGCTGCGCCGCTGCGTGCGCCATTCCGACCAGGTCATGGAAGGCATGCTGGAGGCCGTGGGCTCGCGCTCGCACCGCTCGCTGGAGGCCGTGGGCCGCCTGGGCGGCGACGAATTCGTGGCCCTCTTGCCCGAGATCACCGACGAACGCGACGCCGAGCGCGTGGCCGACCGGGTGCTCGAGTCCATGCGCGAGCCGTTCTTCATCGCCGGCCAGGAATGCTTCGTCACCGCCAGCGTGGGCATTGCGCTGTATCCCCGTGACGGCATGAGCATGGCCGACCTGCTGCGCAATTCCGACGTGGCCATGTATGCGGTCAAGAACCAGGGCCGCAACGCCTCGGCCCTCTACACACCGCAGCTGGCCGGCCGCGGCCGCGAGAAGCTGGAGCTGGAGTCGGCCCTGCACAAGGCCATAGAGCGCGACGAGATCGTGCTGCACTACCAGCCCAAGGTCGACGTGCGCTCGGCCCGCATGGTGGGCGCCGAGGCCCTGATGCGCTGGAAGCGCGGCGACAAGCTGGTGCCGCCGGGCGACTTCATCCCGCTGGCCGAGGAAAGCGGCCTGATCGTGCCGCTGTCCGAATGGGCGCTGCGCGAGGCGGCCCGCCAGGCCAAGGTCTGGCAGCTGAACTTCGGCTTTGCCGATTCCATCGCGGTCAACCTGCCGAACCGGCTGTTCGAGCGCTCCGACCTGGTCGAGCACATCCACCAATGCGTCAGCGCCTATGGCGTGCCGCACCGTGCCATCCAGCTGGAGATCACCGAGACGGGCCTGATGAAGGACCTGCAGAACGTGATTCCCTCGCTGCACCGGCTCAACGAGGTCGGCGTCGAGATCTCCATCGACGACTTCGGCACCGGCTATTCCTCGCTGGCCTACCTGACCACGCTGCCGATCTCCGAGGTCAAGATCGACCGCAGCTTCGTGCGCGACCTGGGCATCACGCCGCAAAGCTCGGCCGTGGTCACGGCCATCATCGCGCTGGCCCGTTCGCTGGGCCTGCGCGTGATCGCCGAGGGCGTGGAGACGCTGCGCCAGATGGAAGTGCTGCACCGCCTGGGCTGCTCGCTGATGCAGGGCTTCCTGTTCAGCAAGCCGCTGCCACCCGACGAGTTGGAACATTGGTTGGCCCAGACCGTCTTGCCGCGCAAGGCGCCCTGGATTGCCCAGGCCAATCCGGAGTCGGCGGCGCTGGACGCCGCCAGCGAGCTGGCCCGTCCGCTGGGCAAGCGCTGA
- a CDS encoding methyl-accepting chemotaxis protein encodes MFSKRSSAYPAPSRTEPAGRGPLETIQTLSHTVSTVGRDAAEVRGVLEDTRKAVQAQDETMSALAAELGQVQRSQAEISQSTQLTRGAVEHSREALGRIAGEVGGIVQNLKQVEDAAGQITKIALQTRLVAFNASVEAKRAGEAGRGFGVVADAVKDLAAQVEQSAKAIVTTVATLDARIDAFSRELSNDGGRSSQAKGAGIHAAFADMERDVEAIDRSAQASQATVQALADRLASAGAAARRVMTDLEVAFACSDRFLSVSETLIEQIAQSGVEVEDSPFIRAAQEAAGEISSLLEQALRDGRIRDDQVFDASYRPIAGTEPAQFLTGFVELADQLFPAVQERMLQLSDKVVFCIAVDRNGYVATHNRQYCQPQRAGDVVWNTANSRYRRVFNDRTGLASARNEKPFLLQTYRRDMGGGKFVLLKEASAPITVKGRHWGGLRLAFKF; translated from the coding sequence ATGTTCAGCAAGCGCAGCAGCGCCTATCCGGCGCCGTCGCGGACCGAGCCGGCCGGCCGGGGACCGCTAGAGACCATCCAGACCCTTTCGCACACGGTGTCCACCGTGGGCCGCGATGCGGCCGAGGTGCGCGGCGTGCTCGAAGACACCCGCAAGGCGGTGCAGGCCCAGGACGAAACCATGAGCGCCCTGGCCGCCGAGCTGGGCCAGGTGCAGCGTTCGCAGGCCGAGATCAGCCAGTCCACCCAGTTGACGCGCGGCGCGGTCGAACATTCGCGCGAGGCCCTGGGCCGCATTGCCGGCGAGGTCGGTGGCATCGTGCAGAACCTCAAGCAGGTCGAGGACGCCGCGGGCCAGATCACCAAGATTGCCTTGCAGACCCGCCTGGTCGCCTTCAATGCCTCGGTCGAGGCCAAGCGGGCCGGCGAGGCCGGCCGCGGTTTCGGCGTGGTGGCCGATGCGGTCAAGGACCTGGCCGCCCAGGTCGAGCAGTCGGCCAAGGCCATCGTGACCACGGTGGCGACGCTGGACGCCCGCATCGATGCCTTCAGCCGCGAGCTGAGCAATGACGGTGGCCGCTCATCGCAGGCCAAGGGCGCGGGCATTCATGCCGCGTTTGCCGACATGGAGCGTGATGTCGAGGCCATCGACCGTTCGGCCCAGGCCAGCCAGGCCACGGTGCAAGCCCTGGCCGACCGCCTGGCCAGCGCCGGCGCCGCAGCCCGGCGCGTGATGACCGACCTGGAGGTGGCCTTCGCCTGCAGCGACCGCTTCCTCAGCGTGTCCGAGACCCTGATCGAGCAGATCGCCCAGAGCGGCGTCGAGGTCGAGGATTCACCCTTCATCCGCGCCGCCCAGGAGGCGGCCGGCGAGATCTCGTCGCTGCTGGAGCAGGCCTTGCGCGACGGCCGCATCCGTGACGACCAGGTGTTCGACGCCAGCTACCGGCCCATCGCGGGCACCGAGCCGGCCCAATTCCTCACCGGCTTCGTCGAGCTGGCCGACCAGCTGTTCCCGGCGGTGCAGGAACGCATGCTCCAGCTCAGCGACAAGGTGGTGTTCTGCATCGCCGTGGACCGCAACGGCTACGTGGCCACGCACAACCGCCAGTACTGCCAACCGCAGCGCGCCGGCGACGTGGTCTGGAACACGGCCAACAGCCGCTACCGCCGAGTCTTCAACGACCGCACCGGCCTGGCCTCGGCCCGCAACGAGAAGCCCTTCCTTTTGCAGACCTACCGCCGCGACATGGGCGGCGGCAAGTTCGTGCTCCTGAAGGAGGCCAGCGCGCCCATCACGGTCAAGGGCCGCCACTGGGGCGGCCTGAGGCTGGCTTTCAAGTTCTGA
- a CDS encoding PAS domain-containing hybrid sensor histidine kinase/response regulator, with protein MTAPDPQRPLAPEPAEALPQLPASLGLADLQLLADQLPLGVLLIDTQQARLLHLNREAERLLGLRRQQALGQTVQAVLDPALAALCEPARWLALAQGRRGAREELSIGGHLSVQVQRSVLAWSGLRRPVGMLSLADLGSKRQLERALRESDTRFREVTDAVRECLFVTTPEWDRLHFASPLLLDMLGLNSMDLRQGPQLLRERIHPDDRALYDRRLLAQAQGEPGDMVLRVQHPTKGQRWLRLRTRLQAHGQAESLVYAILADITEEHERHRELQRARDVAEAASRAKSEFMATMSHELRTPMNGMLGMTELLLGTRLDSVQRHYAETSYRSAETLNRLLDNVLDFARASSGQMKLDRQDFELSRLAERLQQALAPRAEGKGLQLELRLSALLPQRIQGDSARLQQVLQLLLDNAIKFTREGRVALNIGLQAGTAQRLLFEVVDSGEGIEPERLSRLFKAFSPGDSSLSRAHGGAGMGLATARQLVELMGGEIGAESQPGQGSRFFFSLPLESSDDPAAAPAEVAESPAPAHAILVVEDNAVNQEVLREMLAQLGYQVEVRSDALQGLQALCEKRYDLVLMDIHMPGMDGMEALSLFRQGPGTRFAFRTPPGTPVVAVTANALDGDERRLLQHGFDDYLSKPLRRNQLIDMLKRRLPVSRADASPEPALMESSPPSPPASGTTQLDALALAKLRELDPTGGNQLLNRIIQAYMKSLDRLLPDLAQARAAGLDLGGIRHVAHTLKSSSASLGALALAQRCAEIEALARNGQTEGLEAQLDDMLAEIEGVRAALNQLLTTAS; from the coding sequence ATGACCGCGCCCGATCCGCAGCGGCCGCTTGCTCCCGAGCCGGCCGAAGCCCTGCCGCAATTGCCCGCCAGCCTGGGACTGGCGGACCTGCAATTGCTGGCTGACCAGTTGCCGCTGGGCGTGCTGCTGATCGATACCCAGCAGGCGCGGCTGCTGCATCTCAATCGCGAAGCCGAGCGCCTGCTGGGCCTGCGCCGTCAGCAGGCGCTGGGCCAGACGGTGCAGGCCGTCCTCGACCCGGCACTGGCTGCCCTGTGCGAGCCGGCCCGCTGGCTGGCCCTGGCCCAGGGCCGCCGCGGCGCCCGCGAGGAACTGAGCATCGGCGGCCATCTCAGCGTTCAGGTGCAGCGCAGCGTGCTGGCCTGGAGCGGCCTGCGTCGGCCGGTGGGCATGCTGAGCCTGGCCGACCTGGGCTCCAAGCGCCAGCTGGAACGGGCACTGCGCGAGAGCGACACCCGCTTCCGCGAGGTCACCGACGCGGTGCGCGAATGCCTGTTCGTCACCACGCCGGAATGGGACCGCCTGCATTTCGCTTCGCCGCTGCTGCTCGACATGCTGGGCCTGAACAGCATGGACCTGCGCCAGGGGCCCCAGCTGTTGCGCGAGCGCATACATCCCGACGATCGGGCGCTCTACGACCGCCGCCTGCTGGCCCAGGCCCAGGGCGAGCCCGGCGACATGGTATTGCGGGTCCAGCACCCGACCAAGGGCCAGCGCTGGCTCAGGCTGCGCACCCGGCTGCAGGCCCATGGCCAGGCCGAATCGCTGGTCTACGCCATCCTGGCCGACATCACCGAAGAACACGAGAGGCACCGCGAGTTGCAGCGGGCGCGGGATGTGGCCGAGGCCGCCAGCCGGGCCAAGAGCGAGTTCATGGCCACCATGAGCCACGAACTGCGCACGCCCATGAACGGCATGCTGGGCATGACCGAGCTGCTGCTGGGCACGCGGCTGGACTCGGTGCAGCGGCACTATGCCGAGACCTCCTACCGCAGCGCCGAGACCTTGAACCGCTTGCTCGACAACGTGCTGGACTTCGCCCGCGCCTCCTCCGGTCAGATGAAGCTCGACCGGCAGGACTTCGAGCTGTCCAGGCTGGCCGAGCGCTTGCAGCAGGCCCTGGCGCCGCGCGCCGAAGGCAAGGGCCTGCAGCTGGAACTGCGGCTCAGCGCCCTGCTACCGCAGCGCATCCAGGGTGATTCGGCCCGGCTTCAGCAGGTGCTGCAGCTGCTGCTGGACAACGCCATCAAGTTCACCCGCGAGGGCCGCGTGGCCCTCAACATCGGCCTGCAGGCCGGCACGGCCCAGCGCCTGCTGTTCGAGGTGGTCGACAGTGGCGAAGGCATTGAGCCGGAGCGGCTGTCACGCTTGTTCAAGGCCTTCAGCCCCGGCGACAGCAGCCTGTCGCGCGCCCATGGCGGTGCCGGCATGGGCCTGGCCACGGCGCGCCAGCTGGTCGAGTTGATGGGCGGCGAGATCGGCGCCGAAAGCCAGCCCGGCCAGGGTTCGCGCTTCTTCTTCAGCCTGCCGCTGGAAAGCAGTGACGACCCGGCCGCCGCGCCGGCCGAAGTGGCCGAGTCTCCGGCACCGGCCCATGCCATCCTGGTCGTCGAGGACAACGCGGTCAACCAGGAGGTGCTGCGCGAGATGCTCGCCCAGCTGGGCTACCAGGTCGAGGTGCGCAGCGACGCACTGCAGGGCCTGCAGGCGCTGTGCGAGAAGCGCTACGACCTGGTGCTGATGGACATCCACATGCCCGGCATGGACGGCATGGAGGCGCTGAGCCTGTTCCGCCAAGGGCCGGGCACGCGCTTCGCCTTTCGCACACCGCCAGGCACGCCGGTCGTGGCGGTCACCGCCAATGCGCTGGATGGCGACGAGCGCCGTCTGCTGCAACATGGCTTCGACGACTACCTGTCCAAGCCGCTGCGTCGCAACCAGTTGATCGACATGCTCAAACGCCGCCTGCCGGTGAGCAGAGCGGACGCCTCACCGGAGCCTGCCCTTATGGAGTCTTCTCCCCCGTCCCCGCCGGCCAGCGGCACCACCCAACTCGACGCCCTGGCCCTGGCCAAGCTGCGTGAGCTGGACCCCACCGGCGGCAACCAGTTGCTGAACCGCATCATCCAGGCCTACATGAAGTCGCTGGACCGGCTGCTGCCCGATCTGGCCCAGGCGCGGGCGGCCGGACTGGACCTGGGCGGCATCCGCCATGTGGCCCATACGCTGAAAAGTTCGTCTGCCAGCTTGGGCGCGCTGGCACTGGCCCAACGCTGTGCTGAAATAGAGGCGCTGGCCCGCAACGGCCAGACCGAGGGCCTGGAGGCCCAGCTGGACGACATGCTCGCCGAGATCGAGGGCGTGCGTGCCGCACTGAACCAACTGCTGACAACCGCTTCATGA